From the genome of Limisalsivibrio acetivorans, one region includes:
- a CDS encoding DUF3373 family protein: MKNIQILLVAILIMTVPAAFAADNDEKIKMLEKRIEQLEKLLMEQKETTDTKMVEQEKKISGVEELIEENEERLSDVEIRAWTDRLSLGAEMLTRVTNTSFSSGWDSEPYAYNRYFGTPYDTHGKPYLTAEEAGVKEESSNFWTSRARITFSGEAHERLRFRGSMTAFYNWADQDDDNSIRQPQQGRYPSSSSEMLLDKAYIEWDMAKGAVPATLLLGRQPSFDGPPYELKADSPRKSVYPQLFFDVVVDAAIVNFNLSNVTKIPGTGLRFTYAKTLQNDVNAYYGRYMKDEEGMDGEVYGLFFETGLPFKIASNQLFVLGYYSINDFYGPNSQGLTTGDTVLGDMAFTGAHLQFDNIMRSGVDLFASYGQMKFTPEDDKAFFGTETDEQTGRAFYAGVRYTLPSFKTKIGLEYNQGSEYWYRPVASDNPVEKLGTRGQAWELYFLQPMLQNKLFLRGGIIQVAYDHTGSNTWYYPVMDTDYGINSMYLELEARF, translated from the coding sequence ATGAAAAATATACAGATACTGCTGGTTGCAATTTTAATAATGACAGTTCCTGCTGCTTTTGCGGCTGATAACGATGAAAAGATCAAGATGCTCGAAAAGCGCATCGAACAGCTCGAGAAGCTCCTGATGGAACAGAAAGAGACCACCGATACAAAGATGGTGGAGCAGGAGAAAAAGATAAGCGGCGTTGAAGAGCTTATAGAGGAGAACGAGGAGCGTCTTTCGGATGTTGAGATCAGAGCATGGACAGACAGACTCAGCCTCGGCGCAGAGATGCTCACCAGGGTCACTAACACATCCTTCTCCTCCGGATGGGACAGCGAGCCCTATGCATACAACAGATACTTCGGAACACCCTACGACACACACGGCAAGCCCTACCTCACAGCCGAGGAGGCGGGTGTCAAAGAGGAGTCCAGCAATTTCTGGACAAGCAGAGCACGCATTACATTCAGTGGAGAGGCCCACGAAAGGCTCAGATTCAGAGGTTCTATGACAGCTTTCTATAACTGGGCAGACCAGGATGATGATAACAGTATCCGCCAGCCCCAGCAGGGACGCTACCCGAGCAGCTCCTCCGAAATGCTTCTGGATAAGGCTTATATAGAATGGGATATGGCTAAAGGTGCTGTTCCTGCAACACTGCTTCTGGGACGTCAGCCCTCCTTTGATGGACCTCCCTATGAGCTTAAGGCGGATTCCCCCCGTAAATCTGTATACCCCCAGCTCTTCTTCGATGTGGTTGTGGATGCGGCTATCGTTAACTTCAACCTTTCAAACGTTACCAAGATACCCGGAACAGGGCTGCGCTTTACCTATGCAAAAACTCTGCAGAATGATGTAAATGCATACTATGGCAGATATATGAAAGATGAAGAGGGAATGGACGGTGAGGTCTACGGGCTGTTCTTCGAAACAGGATTACCCTTTAAGATCGCCTCCAACCAGCTTTTTGTACTTGGCTATTACAGCATAAACGATTTCTACGGCCCTAACTCACAGGGGCTCACAACGGGTGATACTGTTCTTGGTGATATGGCTTTCACAGGCGCCCATCTCCAGTTTGATAACATAATGAGAAGCGGGGTCGATCTTTTTGCCTCCTACGGCCAGATGAAGTTTACACCCGAGGATGACAAAGCTTTCTTCGGTACAGAGACCGATGAGCAGACAGGCAGAGCCTTTTATGCCGGCGTACGCTATACACTCCCCAGCTTCAAGACAAAGATCGGTCTTGAATACAACCAGGGCTCCGAATACTGGTACAGGCCTGTTGCATCGGATAACCCTGTGGAGAAACTGGGAACCAGAGGACAGGCATGGGAGCTTTATTTCCTTCAGCCGATGCTCCAGAACAAGCTCTTCCTAAGAGGTGGAATTATTCAGGTTGCATACGACCACACAGGCTCAAACACATGGTACTACCCTGTAATGGATACAGACTACGGTATAAACAGCATGTATCTGGAGCTTGAGGCCAGGTTCTGA
- a CDS encoding SH3 domain-containing protein, whose translation MSRTFILILLTATLYGCAGVDNTPPMEKRVDDLTILLVRHQKVIAEMAERQQAIETKLSANEKSIERLAVKSEEVLEKTNTLAEKALELVEQRESKLVEGGDGLRIYAYVRPLLLNVRKDADPRSDVVTQLVHNSRVSIEEEVFTINGTWRKVRYQNTEGYVKSSLLSRKPVMQLDKRGRVSPPVLNIREKPDHQSPVIMKLKGGEDLALLKEIKDSKGFWWQIRKDGRIGYARGRYIKVLP comes from the coding sequence TTGTCTCGAACTTTTATACTTATACTATTAACTGCAACCCTTTACGGGTGCGCCGGCGTAGATAACACTCCGCCTATGGAGAAACGGGTCGATGACCTGACCATCCTGTTGGTAAGACACCAGAAGGTTATTGCCGAAATGGCTGAGCGTCAGCAGGCTATTGAAACTAAACTCAGCGCCAATGAAAAGAGCATTGAGAGGCTTGCTGTAAAGTCCGAAGAGGTTCTGGAAAAAACCAACACCCTTGCCGAAAAGGCGCTTGAACTTGTGGAACAGAGGGAGAGCAAACTGGTGGAAGGCGGAGACGGTCTGAGGATATACGCCTATGTCCGCCCCCTGCTTCTGAATGTAAGGAAAGATGCTGATCCTCGCTCCGATGTAGTAACGCAGCTGGTTCACAACAGTCGTGTATCCATTGAAGAAGAGGTGTTCACCATCAACGGCACATGGAGAAAGGTGCGTTACCAGAACACCGAAGGCTATGTAAAGAGCTCGCTTCTATCAAGAAAACCCGTCATGCAACTTGATAAGCGGGGGAGGGTAAGCCCACCAGTGCTTAACATTCGTGAAAAGCCCGACCACCAAAGCCCCGTAATAATGAAACTAAAGGGGGGCGAGGACCTTGCTTTATTGAAGGAGATAAAGGATTCTAAAGGTTTCTGGTGGCAGATTCGAAAGGATGGAAGAATAGGCTATGCTAGGGGTCGATATATCAAAGTTCTCCCATGA
- a CDS encoding 4Fe-4S ferredoxin: MELKEQIRRIITDEVLNSPENSLVDIAEKAWEKPVVAFAAGDDPLFMKYREMIGDFYWLPEDAMRAGYPGESFDSSRLSIVCWILPQTDETLKEHRSYKDLPSRRWTLARLYGEEFNHHLRAVVQNSLRDMGYRAVSPIIAEGWDYQQSDKVGVCSNWSERHTAFAAGLGTFGLSDGFISVAGKAIRVGTTVVEADIEPDRRLYTDHTENCLYISEGKCGVCIKRCPVDAISSDGHDKDKCKKYIREVTSAHALKQTGEVVTSCGLCQAGVPCATRIPVKSNRETAEAMFMGEL; encoded by the coding sequence ATGGAGCTAAAAGAGCAGATAAGGCGTATTATCACCGATGAGGTGCTGAATTCGCCGGAGAACAGCCTTGTAGATATTGCAGAGAAGGCCTGGGAGAAGCCGGTTGTGGCCTTCGCCGCCGGTGATGATCCCCTTTTCATGAAGTATCGTGAAATGATTGGTGACTTCTACTGGCTCCCCGAGGACGCTATGCGTGCGGGTTACCCCGGCGAATCCTTCGATTCCTCAAGGCTTAGCATTGTCTGCTGGATCCTTCCCCAAACCGATGAAACCCTCAAGGAACATAGATCATATAAAGATCTCCCCTCCCGAAGATGGACCCTTGCAAGGCTTTACGGCGAGGAATTCAATCATCACCTTCGTGCCGTGGTGCAGAACAGCCTGCGTGATATGGGCTACAGAGCCGTATCACCTATTATCGCAGAGGGTTGGGACTATCAGCAGTCCGACAAGGTCGGGGTATGCTCCAACTGGAGCGAGAGGCATACCGCCTTCGCCGCAGGGCTTGGAACGTTCGGGCTGTCAGACGGTTTCATAAGCGTTGCAGGAAAGGCTATACGTGTTGGTACAACCGTTGTGGAGGCTGATATCGAGCCGGACAGGCGGCTTTACACCGACCATACGGAGAACTGTCTGTACATATCCGAGGGAAAATGTGGAGTGTGTATTAAGCGGTGCCCCGTGGATGCGATAAGCTCTGACGGCCATGACAAGGATAAATGTAAAAAATATATAAGAGAGGTAACCTCCGCCCACGCCCTTAAGCAGACAGGCGAGGTGGTTACCAGCTGTGGATTGTGTCAGGCAGGGGTACCATGTGCAACGAGGATCCCTGTTAAATCAAACCGGGAAACAGCTGAGGCGATGTTCATGGGAGAACTTTGA
- a CDS encoding TrmH family RNA methyltransferase, which translates to MIIHGRNTVAEALKLNIVKHLFLRKGSTFEYSSDVPVEEYGRKEFDHRFGGEAQGIAAEINDIEPKEFVKERKKIQGHTLILDRIQDPHNYGTIIRAANCFGVKNFVVARYHQSPITAAVCKASSGTIFHANIYETTNISNAAADLKKQGFTIYAADVKGETRLKDVEFSEKSAVILGSEGKGIRPGVLENADVTFRIQIEGDIDSLNVSQSAAVIMYSLQS; encoded by the coding sequence ATGATTATACACGGCCGCAACACCGTTGCAGAGGCTCTTAAGCTTAATATTGTGAAGCACCTTTTCCTTAGAAAGGGCTCCACCTTTGAATATAGCTCCGATGTACCCGTTGAGGAATACGGCAGAAAGGAATTCGACCACCGCTTCGGCGGCGAGGCCCAGGGTATCGCCGCAGAGATTAACGATATTGAACCCAAGGAGTTCGTCAAGGAACGTAAAAAGATTCAGGGGCACACCCTGATACTTGACCGCATTCAGGACCCCCATAACTACGGAACTATCATTAGGGCGGCGAACTGCTTCGGTGTAAAGAACTTTGTGGTGGCAAGATACCACCAATCTCCCATAACAGCCGCTGTTTGCAAGGCCTCAAGCGGTACGATCTTCCATGCGAACATCTACGAGACTACGAACATAAGCAACGCCGCAGCGGATCTCAAGAAGCAGGGGTTCACCATCTATGCCGCTGATGTTAAGGGTGAAACGAGGCTTAAGGATGTTGAATTCTCTGAAAAATCCGCCGTTATACTCGGCTCCGAAGGTAAGGGGATACGCCCCGGCGTTCTTGAGAATGCGGATGTAACCTTCCGTATCCAGATCGAAGGTGATATCGATTCACTTAACGTCTCCCAGAGTGCCGCAGTTATTATGTATTCCCTCCAAAGCTGA
- a CDS encoding cytochrome c biogenesis protein, with protein sequence MNKDRILDIAAVIAILGALYMAFIFAPEERVMGAVQKIFYFHVASAWLSFFAFFVTFICSIAFLVKDSFTFDDVAASSAEIGLLFCTIVLITGPIWARPAWGVWWTWDPRLTTTTILWFIYMGYLMLRKFIDEPGKRARFAAAVGIIGFLDVPVVYFSIRMWRTIHPNVMQKGGGGLHPDMLKALIFSVIAFTILYFALLSKRTALAVMERRIDALKMSGE encoded by the coding sequence ATGAACAAAGACAGGATCCTTGATATTGCAGCAGTTATTGCCATACTCGGCGCACTCTATATGGCGTTTATCTTCGCTCCCGAAGAGCGTGTTATGGGGGCTGTGCAGAAGATATTCTACTTCCACGTGGCCAGTGCCTGGCTGTCATTCTTTGCTTTCTTTGTGACATTCATCTGTAGTATCGCATTCCTCGTAAAGGATTCCTTCACCTTCGACGATGTGGCGGCAAGCTCTGCGGAGATAGGGCTCCTCTTCTGTACCATCGTGCTGATAACCGGACCCATATGGGCAAGGCCCGCATGGGGTGTTTGGTGGACATGGGATCCGAGACTAACAACAACAACGATCCTCTGGTTTATCTATATGGGCTATCTTATGTTGCGCAAATTCATCGATGAGCCGGGCAAGCGTGCAAGGTTCGCCGCCGCAGTGGGAATAATCGGTTTTCTCGATGTTCCGGTGGTATACTTCTCTATCAGGATGTGGCGCACCATCCACCCCAATGTTATGCAGAAGGGTGGTGGCGGTCTTCATCCCGATATGCTTAAGGCGCTTATATTCTCTGTGATAGCATTTACGATACTCTATTTTGCTCTTCTCTCCAAGCGAACAGCTCTGGCGGTTATGGAGAGAAGGATCGATGCCCTTAAGATGAGCGGAGAATAG
- a CDS encoding heme exporter protein CcmB — protein sequence MGYFSTVYNIFRKDVIEELKSREVVNSMLIFSLLVVIVFSFVFEPGSSAKEETVGGILWMSIVFAGILGLNKSMMTEVQGGNLNALMLAPVDKSAVFFGKVISNFTFIAIVEIITIPLFTVLYNVNLFGGGIWTFVTFLLGTYGFAVLGTIFSLISVNTRTREVMLPLLLLPILVPVILASVQSLNVFVMGRDTSEAFMWLKLVAIFDIIFTAVIFAVFDFIVEE from the coding sequence ATGGGATACTTCTCAACGGTATACAACATATTCCGCAAGGACGTCATCGAGGAGCTGAAATCGAGGGAGGTGGTGAACTCCATGCTCATCTTCTCCCTGCTCGTTGTTATCGTTTTCAGCTTCGTTTTCGAGCCGGGAAGCTCCGCAAAAGAGGAGACGGTGGGGGGCATTCTATGGATGTCCATCGTTTTCGCCGGTATTCTCGGGCTCAATAAATCGATGATGACCGAGGTGCAGGGTGGCAACCTGAACGCCCTCATGCTCGCTCCTGTGGATAAGAGTGCGGTCTTTTTCGGCAAGGTCATTAGTAACTTCACCTTCATCGCCATCGTGGAGATCATTACCATCCCGCTTTTTACGGTTCTTTACAACGTGAATCTCTTCGGCGGCGGCATATGGACCTTTGTAACCTTCTTACTGGGAACTTACGGGTTTGCGGTGCTGGGTACAATATTCTCACTGATTTCGGTGAACACACGTACTAGGGAGGTTATGCTCCCCCTTCTGCTTCTTCCGATTCTTGTGCCGGTGATTCTTGCTTCTGTGCAGTCACTTAACGTGTTTGTCATGGGAAGGGACACCTCCGAGGCATTCATGTGGTTGAAGCTTGTGGCTATTTTCGATATTATCTTTACGGCGGTTATCTTCGCCGTGTTTGACTTCATTGTAGAGGAATAG
- the ccmA gene encoding heme ABC exporter ATP-binding protein CcmA, with amino-acid sequence MAEAIFELDKVKKRYGHTEALRGVSFTLARGEFLSVFGPNGAGKSTLLKLLSTLTKPTEGDILFEGTPLKKLKDDFRRHFGIISHQPYLYENLTARENLDFYGRLYGVKELSDRIAEILERVELSHRKHDRVRTFSRGMLQRLSIARALIHDPDIILLDEPYTGLDQHASMVLTGILREQFTRNKSIVMVTHNLPRGYELASRIAVMKSGRFTLMEDKNNIPEREFEDVYLRAVG; translated from the coding sequence ATGGCTGAGGCTATCTTTGAACTTGATAAAGTAAAGAAAAGATACGGACATACAGAGGCCCTCCGAGGCGTGAGTTTTACTCTCGCCCGGGGGGAGTTCCTCTCGGTTTTTGGACCGAACGGAGCGGGGAAGTCCACCCTCCTCAAGCTCCTCTCCACTCTTACCAAACCCACCGAAGGGGATATACTCTTCGAAGGCACACCTCTCAAAAAGCTGAAGGATGATTTCAGAAGGCACTTCGGGATAATATCCCACCAGCCCTATCTATATGAAAACCTCACAGCCAGAGAGAATCTTGACTTCTACGGAAGGCTCTACGGGGTTAAGGAACTGAGTGACCGCATTGCAGAGATCCTTGAACGTGTTGAGCTTTCCCACCGCAAGCACGATCGTGTAAGAACCTTTTCTAGGGGTATGCTCCAGAGACTCTCCATTGCCAGAGCATTAATCCACGACCCCGATATAATACTGCTCGATGAACCTTACACAGGCCTTGATCAGCACGCCTCCATGGTGCTTACGGGGATCCTGAGGGAGCAGTTCACCAGAAATAAATCCATCGTAATGGTTACCCACAACCTCCCCAGGGGGTATGAGCTAGCCTCTCGCATCGCTGTTATGAAGAGCGGTCGCTTCACCCTTATGGAGGATAAGAACAATATACCCGAGCGTGAGTTTGAGGATGTTTATCTCAGGGCGGTGGGCTGA
- a CDS encoding heme lyase CcmF/NrfE family subunit has translation MILALISGAGAIYFFFSGIREENPLYDKIGSVMLMAQTAFMTLASVVLMFALVTSYFKIEYVAQYTDLRLPMIYKLSAFWAGQAGSLLFWGLLAALFGFIELFRIKGYGVRYRSSVFLTVALTTTFFLILTTFVTNPFAELDFMPRDGMGMNPLLQNPGMIYHPPTLYVGFVGFTIILGHSLGALLTRDASPNWVKSTRGWSMITWIFLTIGIVLGGQWAYVELGWGGYWAWDPVENASLFPWLTATAFLHSAYMFQNRGKLKTWTHMMIMTSYVLCIFGTFLTRSGIMDSVHSFGKSNLGSFFIVYMLFIIIGYLAVYFTHKEAVEESGDEKDFNFTSREGLFFIANWLFTGLTFVIVIGTIMPIISEMVYDVLSIIPSVKENFVAKKLTVGIPYYNKVSSPFFMLILVLAGIAPLVSYGKSAGKEFFKWLTPAAVLAVIVPVLMAMNGYTGVLPLVLACFTTLSLGSILTRVFMSMKQNGPGVVLKQRRHYGGLLVHFGVVIMAYGIIASSFYNAKTEAVVAPGESFDFGKYEMQVGDLRFSERRNFTAVFAPVKVVNKETGKKVVTLAPQRRYYVNNEEAWAEVAIHSKLKGDLYLILASYSKPDNYIGIQAVFQPLIVWIWIGCAIMCLGGAYAISDRRKDG, from the coding sequence ATGATACTTGCTCTGATTTCTGGAGCGGGTGCAATCTATTTCTTTTTCAGTGGTATACGGGAGGAAAATCCTCTCTATGATAAAATAGGAAGTGTTATGCTCATGGCGCAGACTGCGTTTATGACACTTGCTTCCGTTGTTCTCATGTTTGCTCTTGTGACAAGCTATTTCAAAATAGAGTATGTTGCTCAATATACGGACCTCCGGCTCCCCATGATATACAAGCTCAGTGCTTTCTGGGCTGGTCAGGCCGGTTCGCTTCTGTTCTGGGGTCTTCTTGCGGCACTCTTCGGCTTTATAGAGCTTTTCCGCATCAAAGGCTACGGCGTACGCTACAGAAGCTCTGTTTTTCTCACAGTAGCTCTGACCACCACATTCTTTCTTATTCTTACAACATTCGTAACCAACCCCTTTGCAGAGCTGGATTTCATGCCAAGAGACGGTATGGGTATGAACCCCCTTCTGCAGAACCCTGGGATGATATACCACCCGCCGACACTTTACGTGGGATTTGTGGGCTTCACAATTATCCTTGGTCACTCCCTTGGAGCTCTTTTGACAAGGGACGCCTCCCCTAACTGGGTTAAGAGTACCCGGGGCTGGAGCATGATCACGTGGATCTTCCTCACCATCGGTATCGTCCTCGGCGGACAGTGGGCATATGTTGAGCTCGGCTGGGGCGGATACTGGGCATGGGACCCCGTTGAGAACGCCTCCCTCTTCCCATGGCTCACAGCAACGGCGTTCCTGCACTCTGCCTACATGTTCCAGAACAGGGGTAAACTTAAGACCTGGACTCATATGATGATAATGACATCATATGTTCTATGCATATTCGGAACGTTCCTTACCCGAAGCGGTATTATGGACTCTGTCCACTCCTTCGGTAAGTCAAACCTCGGTTCGTTCTTTATTGTTTATATGCTCTTTATCATTATAGGCTACCTTGCGGTGTACTTTACCCACAAGGAAGCTGTGGAAGAGAGCGGCGATGAAAAGGACTTTAACTTCACCTCAAGGGAGGGGCTTTTCTTCATAGCAAACTGGCTCTTTACAGGGCTCACCTTTGTTATCGTAATCGGTACGATTATGCCTATCATCTCAGAGATGGTTTACGACGTGCTCTCAATTATCCCTTCGGTGAAAGAGAACTTTGTGGCCAAAAAGCTCACGGTGGGAATACCGTACTACAACAAGGTATCCTCCCCTTTCTTTATGCTCATCCTTGTGCTGGCGGGTATAGCTCCCCTTGTCTCCTACGGCAAGAGTGCTGGGAAGGAGTTCTTTAAATGGCTCACACCTGCTGCGGTACTTGCGGTTATCGTGCCTGTGCTTATGGCGATGAACGGCTATACCGGCGTGCTCCCCCTTGTTCTTGCTTGCTTCACAACTCTCTCTCTCGGCTCCATCCTTACAAGGGTGTTCATGTCCATGAAGCAGAACGGTCCCGGGGTGGTTCTTAAGCAGAGAAGGCACTACGGCGGGCTTCTTGTTCATTTCGGAGTGGTTATAATGGCATACGGAATCATCGCATCATCCTTCTATAATGCGAAGACCGAGGCCGTTGTGGCACCGGGTGAATCCTTTGACTTCGGCAAATACGAGATGCAAGTCGGCGATCTCCGGTTCAGCGAGAGACGTAACTTTACAGCGGTGTTTGCACCGGTGAAGGTTGTTAATAAGGAAACCGGTAAAAAGGTCGTCACCCTTGCTCCCCAGAGAAGATACTACGTAAACAACGAAGAGGCCTGGGCGGAGGTTGCCATCCACTCCAAGCTTAAGGGTGATCTTTACCTCATCCTCGCCAGCTACTCCAAGCCGGACAACTATATCGGCATACAGGCGGTGTTCCAGCCGCTCATTGTGTGGATATGGATCGGTTGCGCTATAATGTGCCTGGGCGGAGCTTATGCAATCTCCGACAGGAGAAAAGATGGCTGA
- a CDS encoding cytochrome c maturation protein CcmE, translating into MNKNSKIFAAAAVIIVAVGFLLFSGFSSDTVYYLEVKEVLENPAELNKKGMRVSGAVIPGTVNKDVKNQHLVFDVEDVEGGASMKVDYKGIIPDTFKEDIHVILEGNYDIENDVFVAKTLLTKCPSKYEVDAEDAS; encoded by the coding sequence ATGAACAAAAACTCAAAAATATTTGCCGCAGCGGCGGTTATAATAGTTGCTGTAGGTTTTCTTCTCTTCTCTGGCTTCAGTTCGGACACCGTTTATTACCTCGAAGTTAAAGAGGTGCTTGAGAATCCGGCGGAGCTGAATAAGAAAGGCATGCGTGTGAGCGGTGCGGTTATTCCCGGAACAGTTAATAAGGATGTTAAAAACCAGCACCTCGTCTTTGATGTTGAAGATGTCGAAGGTGGAGCGAGCATGAAGGTTGATTATAAGGGTATCATACCCGATACATTCAAAGAGGACATCCATGTAATCCTCGAGGGTAACTACGATATAGAGAACGATGTCTTCGTTGCGAAGACCCTTCTCACGAAGTGCCCTTCAAAATATGAAGTTGATGCAGAGGATGCTTCCTAA
- a CDS encoding cytochrome c biogenesis CcdA family protein, producing MNEIGMMTAFAAGILSFLSPCVLPLLPGYLSFLSGETIDTLSAGESKKARMKAFLGAVFFGLGFLLVFVLLGAGATKIGQLLGDYKDILGRIAGAVIIILGLHMMGIFRINTLLMQKKWNYTKKGSSPFFIQAFLLGVALVFGWTPCLGPVLAGIIGMASQQDTVTQGIMLLVAYGFGLWIPFLISALAVGFVISGLKKAGKVVMWVEKIAGALLVVIGFLMLTNMMQVISVWLVQTFPILGSINF from the coding sequence ATGAACGAAATCGGAATGATGACCGCATTTGCGGCAGGAATACTTTCTTTTCTATCACCATGCGTGCTTCCGCTTCTCCCGGGATACCTCTCCTTTCTGTCGGGGGAAACCATCGACACCCTTTCGGCGGGTGAATCGAAGAAGGCGAGGATGAAGGCGTTCCTTGGTGCTGTATTCTTCGGTCTGGGCTTCCTGCTTGTCTTCGTTCTCCTCGGTGCTGGAGCGACAAAGATAGGCCAGCTCCTCGGGGACTACAAGGATATACTAGGACGCATCGCCGGTGCTGTAATCATCATCCTCGGTCTTCATATGATGGGCATCTTCCGCATCAACACATTGCTGATGCAGAAGAAATGGAACTACACCAAGAAGGGCAGCTCCCCGTTCTTTATACAGGCCTTCCTCCTAGGCGTTGCCCTTGTTTTCGGATGGACACCCTGTCTCGGCCCTGTACTAGCGGGAATCATAGGCATGGCCTCCCAGCAGGATACGGTTACGCAGGGGATAATGCTTCTCGTGGCATACGGCTTCGGGCTCTGGATACCCTTTCTCATCTCCGCCCTTGCGGTGGGCTTTGTTATCTCCGGCCTTAAAAAGGCTGGCAAGGTTGTGATGTGGGTAGAGAAGATAGCTGGTGCGCTTCTTGTTGTCATCGGATTTCTCATGCTCACAAATATGATGCAGGTCATCAGCGTTTGGCTTGTGCAGACATTCCCCATACTCGGCTCCATCAATTTCTAA